From Acinetobacter lwoffii, a single genomic window includes:
- a CDS encoding aliphatic sulfonate ABC transporter substrate-binding protein, translating to MSHIKTVSYISLALLSFSLTGCQKQEPQQTAAAETTSAQQVKTIAIGFQKSALNLLVARDEKLLEQQFPNAKIEWKEFPAGPQMLEALAVGAVDYGYVGNTPPIFAQAADKALSYVAFEKVAGNSLAVVVPKDSAIQNIQQLKGKRIAVQKGSSAHELLAKTLEKAGLSWSEIQAVWLPPADARAAFDKKAIDAWAIWDPFLGAAEFDSKVKVLIESSNFPQTYSFYIGNPEFIQKHPDSPGKFIQALNASDQWILKNQAVALDIYQKSTGLKPDVAKIAFERRLKPSPVQPLTTEVIKAQQNIADLFQQVQLIPKTISVQQQIWSPAATH from the coding sequence ATGAGTCATATAAAAACAGTTTCTTATATCAGCTTAGCGCTATTGAGCTTTAGTCTGACTGGCTGCCAGAAACAGGAACCACAGCAAACGGCTGCCGCAGAAACCACGTCAGCACAACAAGTTAAAACCATTGCGATTGGCTTTCAGAAATCAGCCTTGAATCTGCTGGTGGCACGCGATGAAAAGCTATTAGAACAACAATTTCCCAATGCCAAAATTGAATGGAAAGAGTTTCCGGCAGGCCCACAAATGCTGGAAGCACTGGCAGTCGGGGCAGTGGATTATGGCTATGTAGGGAATACCCCACCCATTTTTGCACAGGCTGCAGATAAAGCCCTGAGTTACGTGGCCTTTGAAAAAGTGGCTGGAAACTCTTTGGCCGTGGTCGTGCCGAAAGACAGTGCCATTCAAAATATTCAACAATTGAAAGGAAAACGGATCGCGGTGCAGAAAGGTTCAAGTGCCCATGAACTTCTGGCCAAAACCCTGGAAAAAGCCGGATTAAGCTGGTCAGAGATTCAAGCCGTCTGGCTTCCCCCTGCGGATGCACGTGCTGCTTTTGACAAAAAAGCCATTGATGCCTGGGCAATCTGGGATCCCTTCCTGGGTGCAGCCGAGTTCGACAGCAAGGTTAAGGTGCTGATTGAATCTAGTAACTTTCCACAAACCTACTCCTTTTATATCGGCAATCCCGAATTTATTCAGAAGCATCCGGATAGCCCCGGGAAGTTTATCCAGGCTTTAAATGCATCTGACCAGTGGATTCTTAAAAACCAGGCTGTAGCTCTAGATATTTATCAGAAAAGTACCGGTCTGAAACCGGATGTAGCGAAGATTGCATTTGAGCGTCGTCTTAAACCTTCGCCGGTACAACCATTAACGACGGAAGTGATCAAAGCTCAACAGAATATTGCCGATCTCTTCCAGCAGGTTCAACTGATTCCCAAAACCATCAGCGTCCAGCAACAGATCTGGTCGCCAGCGGCCACACATTGA